From one Melioribacteraceae bacterium genomic stretch:
- the ubiE gene encoding bifunctional demethylmenaquinone methyltransferase/2-methoxy-6-polyprenyl-1,4-benzoquinol methylase UbiE, translating into MDKKKRVKRIFDDISKRYDFLNHFLSLGIDFYWRNKSLKLTQINKEAKLLDVACGTGDFAIAANKMEVNNIIGADLSINMLKLFNQKREWSKGNIVQTVAEDIPFKDNSFTNITVAFGVRNFYDILTGFKSFFRILKLNGKVTILEFRLPKHFLIRKLYSFYFDKVLPFIGKIISKDKEAYTYLPESVNEFDEKIDLPELLTKAGFSNIQTFSLTFGIVQVVIAEKL; encoded by the coding sequence ATGGATAAGAAAAAAAGAGTAAAAAGAATTTTTGACGATATATCAAAAAGATATGATTTCCTAAATCATTTTTTGAGTTTGGGGATTGATTTTTATTGGCGGAATAAATCTCTAAAGTTAACGCAAATAAATAAAGAGGCTAAACTTCTAGATGTCGCATGCGGTACGGGTGATTTTGCGATTGCTGCAAACAAAATGGAGGTTAATAATATAATCGGGGCTGATCTTTCGATTAATATGTTGAAACTCTTTAACCAGAAAAGAGAATGGAGCAAGGGAAATATCGTTCAAACCGTTGCCGAAGATATTCCGTTTAAGGATAATTCTTTCACAAATATTACAGTCGCATTCGGTGTTAGAAATTTCTATGATATTTTAACGGGATTTAAATCTTTTTTCAGAATACTAAAGCTTAACGGTAAAGTGACAATTCTTGAATTCAGACTTCCCAAACACTTTCTTATTAGAAAATTGTATTCATTCTATTTTGATAAAGTATTGCCATTTATCGGGAAAATAATTTCGAAGGATAAAGAAGCCTACACTTATTTACCGGAATCAGTAAATGAGTTTGATGAAAAAATAGACCTACCTGAACTACTGACAAAAGCCGGATTTTCAAACATTCAAACTTTTTCCCTAACCTTCGGAATAGTTCAGGTAGTTATAGCGGAAAAACTATAG
- a CDS encoding phosphatase PAP2 family protein: MNKAKKLIINLNATDLLVVVFTTFISLLAILFNERVFHWKEIVLINIFFQLFVFTVAYFDENRRNAFTHQLRFWYLVPTILLVFKELYFLVDPIRGKIYDYILIEFDRFLFGGDPTHFLDQFSNPFLTELLQIVYGTFFFLPIILGISLLIKDKKRELYYMAFIIVLGFFLSYIGYLLLPAIGPRFTLHDFELKNVELPGLWFTNFLREIVNSGESIPYGTPNPAAVVQRDAFPSGHTQMTLLVMYLSIKFKSRSRYFFIPNGTLLIIATVYLRYHYVIDLIAGAVFMMFTLWLGKYIYNWWMDFRGDERFYLDSN; this comes from the coding sequence ATGAATAAAGCAAAAAAATTAATTATAAATTTAAATGCGACCGATCTTCTTGTTGTAGTTTTCACAACATTTATTTCACTTCTCGCAATTCTTTTCAATGAAAGAGTTTTCCATTGGAAAGAAATTGTTCTAATCAATATTTTCTTTCAGCTCTTTGTTTTTACAGTTGCTTACTTTGACGAAAATCGCCGGAATGCTTTCACTCATCAATTACGATTTTGGTATTTAGTTCCAACCATACTTTTGGTTTTTAAGGAACTATACTTTCTTGTTGATCCGATAAGAGGGAAGATATATGATTACATATTAATAGAATTCGACCGATTCCTATTCGGTGGTGATCCGACACACTTCCTCGATCAATTCAGTAATCCATTTTTAACCGAGCTCTTACAAATTGTTTATGGAACATTTTTCTTTCTCCCGATTATACTCGGAATTAGTCTGCTTATCAAAGATAAAAAGCGCGAACTTTATTACATGGCATTTATTATAGTGCTTGGCTTCTTCCTCTCCTATATCGGATATTTACTTTTACCCGCAATCGGACCAAGATTTACTTTGCATGACTTTGAGTTGAAAAATGTTGAACTTCCGGGACTTTGGTTCACTAATTTTTTAAGAGAAATCGTTAATTCGGGGGAGTCAATTCCCTACGGAACACCGAATCCGGCGGCAGTTGTGCAAAGGGATGCATTCCCAAGCGGGCATACTCAAATGACTCTACTCGTAATGTATTTATCTATAAAGTTTAAGAGTCGTTCAAGATATTTTTTCATTCCAAATGGAACTTTACTCATCATAGCAACAGTTTATTTGAGATATCATTATGTTATTGATTTAATTGCCGGAGCCGTATTTATGATGTTTACCTTATGGCTTGGCAAATATATTTATAATTGGTGGATGGATTTTAGAGGTGATGAAAGATTTTATCTGGATAGTAATTAG
- the mgtE gene encoding magnesium transporter, whose protein sequence is MIEETENKDIRDLSKFDSEIFENISTLIENQADKNLLSILADLHPADLGEIINHLDFEDAVYTFKLLDHETAGEVLTELDENLREKLLAEIETDHIVNIVDQLDSDDATDIVSDLPEQIQEHVLDKIDKEYSEDVKQLLKYPEDSAGGIMNSDFIFVYESQLVKDAIEEVRKNAEEIDNIYYIYVLKDDHKLVGTVSLKSLLTNPLDKPLSGVMEEDLLYVTPDVDQEEVARIIEKYDLVAIPVVDENMIMLGRITIDDVVDVINEEASEDLQRIAGLSEEEEYSDSSFRISRIRLPWLVVALIGQMLSAVVLASFEASLEKMIIATFFIPIVMAMGGSTGTQAAIVMVKSLTESEFWISDSFSRLFKEFRVALINATVCGAILLLVSHFFFENEIRFSFVLTVALFVIMTNATMVGAIIPIGFKKFGVDPAIATGPFVTTMNDILGLIIYLTLVSLFLVQ, encoded by the coding sequence ATGATTGAAGAAACCGAAAATAAAGATATCCGAGATCTCTCAAAATTTGATTCCGAAATTTTTGAGAATATTTCAACACTAATAGAGAATCAAGCGGATAAAAATCTATTATCTATTCTTGCGGATTTGCACCCTGCCGATCTTGGCGAGATTATTAATCACTTAGATTTTGAAGATGCCGTTTATACTTTTAAACTATTAGATCACGAAACTGCCGGCGAAGTATTAACCGAATTAGATGAGAATCTCAGAGAAAAACTTCTCGCAGAAATTGAAACAGATCACATCGTAAACATCGTTGATCAATTAGATTCAGATGACGCTACCGACATAGTAAGCGATCTTCCCGAACAAATTCAAGAACATGTTCTTGACAAAATTGACAAAGAATATTCCGAAGATGTAAAACAACTATTAAAATACCCCGAGGATTCTGCCGGCGGTATAATGAACAGTGACTTCATATTTGTTTATGAAAGTCAGTTGGTAAAAGATGCAATTGAAGAAGTAAGAAAAAATGCCGAAGAAATTGATAACATCTACTATATCTATGTACTGAAAGATGATCACAAACTTGTCGGAACCGTTTCTCTTAAATCTCTTTTAACAAATCCATTGGACAAACCGCTTTCCGGTGTAATGGAAGAAGATTTGTTATACGTAACTCCGGATGTTGATCAGGAAGAAGTCGCAAGAATTATAGAAAAATATGATCTTGTTGCCATACCCGTAGTTGATGAGAATATGATTATGCTTGGCAGAATTACCATCGATGACGTTGTTGATGTTATTAACGAGGAAGCAAGCGAAGATTTACAACGTATAGCAGGTTTATCCGAAGAAGAAGAATATAGCGATAGCTCATTCAGGATTTCAAGAATTCGTTTACCATGGTTAGTAGTTGCATTAATAGGTCAAATGCTAAGTGCGGTTGTGCTTGCATCTTTTGAAGCTTCATTAGAAAAAATGATCATCGCAACTTTTTTCATTCCAATTGTGATGGCAATGGGTGGAAGTACTGGAACTCAGGCTGCTATTGTTATGGTTAAAAGTCTTACTGAAAGCGAATTTTGGATTAGCGATAGTTTCAGTAGATTATTTAAAGAATTTAGAGTGGCTTTAATTAACGCGACTGTTTGCGGTGCTATCTTGTTGTTAGTTTCTCATTTCTTTTTTGAAAATGAAATAAGGTTTTCTTTTGTGTTGACAGTAGCTTTATTTGTAATCATGACGAACGCTACAATGGTCGGAGCCATAATTCCAATTGGTTTTAAGAAATTCGGAGTTGATCCGGCAATTGCGACCGGTCCATTCGTCACTACGATGAATGATATTTTAGGACTTATAATCTATCTTACACTAGTTTCTCTATTTTTGGTTCAATGA
- the rsmA gene encoding 16S rRNA (adenine(1518)-N(6)/adenine(1519)-N(6))-dimethyltransferase RsmA — MKQHPKPLKRFGQNYLVDQNIVKKIISEFAPTHENVIIEIGPGRGVLTEQLNKTGATVYAVEIDKRVIDELKEKFQNVQFINKDFLKINLDEFGNEKKLRIIGNIPYNITSPILFKLIDNLDSVSDALFMVQFEVAQRIIAKPRTKEYGILSVILNHFFNVELCFKVPPTVFYPKPKVDSAIIKLTANRIKESFDNKLFINTVKGAFGNRRKNLKNSYSNSILSAYKFDSFPVELTKRAEELIISDYLKIYEFFKKQIND; from the coding sequence TTGAAACAACATCCAAAACCACTAAAAAGATTTGGTCAAAATTATCTAGTTGATCAAAATATCGTAAAAAAAATTATAAGTGAGTTTGCTCCGACTCACGAAAATGTAATTATTGAAATTGGTCCGGGCAGAGGTGTGCTAACGGAACAATTAAATAAAACCGGAGCGACTGTTTATGCCGTAGAAATTGATAAACGAGTTATCGATGAATTAAAAGAAAAATTTCAAAATGTTCAGTTCATAAACAAAGATTTTTTGAAAATAAATTTAGACGAATTTGGTAATGAAAAGAAACTCCGCATAATCGGTAATATTCCGTATAACATAACTTCACCAATTTTATTTAAGCTAATTGACAACTTAGATTCAGTTAGTGATGCACTTTTTATGGTTCAATTTGAAGTCGCGCAACGCATAATCGCGAAACCAAGAACAAAAGAATATGGAATACTTTCGGTTATTTTAAATCATTTTTTTAATGTAGAGCTCTGTTTTAAAGTTCCTCCTACAGTATTTTATCCGAAACCGAAAGTAGATTCAGCAATAATTAAATTGACAGCTAATCGTATCAAAGAATCCTTTGATAATAAATTATTTATAAATACCGTAAAGGGTGCATTCGGTAATAGAAGAAAAAATTTAAAAAATTCCTATAGTAATAGTATATTAAGTGCTTATAAATTTGATTCCTTTCCGGTAGAACTCACAAAAAGGGCTGAAGAATTAATCATAAGTGATTATTTAAAGATCTATGAATTCTTTAAGAAACAGATAAATGATTGA
- a CDS encoding lysylphosphatidylglycerol synthase transmembrane domain-containing protein, with protein MFTTDSIINTLQKIVANRVIIDRVLKIAIAFGLLIFLVGYISITEIAAAFSEANYSYILYASLLSLVNIFLQAYKWKLVLNLSLGEISFVRVLGSYFSGISSGLSTPARIGEFIGRAIPLKEFNFFDVTIVSFIDKIINMLVITFFGSIASVLFYRTLNASHFYVDIPLLISIIVIFSLFIYLLFTNGFFVAIIRRKFKSNEKVLNKIKIVDKFLSQSYKGKLQIFSINVLFLLVILLQFALLVNAFAEFSNYYQLMIIASLILFATTVVLPFSFGDLGVREGAASYLIALVGLAPAIGFNSALVLFVVNVILPAIIGLLFLVKKK; from the coding sequence TTGTTTACAACCGATTCTATAATAAATACACTGCAAAAAATTGTTGCTAACCGTGTTATAATTGACCGTGTCCTAAAAATTGCAATAGCTTTTGGTTTATTGATATTTTTGGTTGGTTACATTTCCATAACTGAAATTGCTGCGGCATTTTCGGAGGCAAATTATTCTTACATTTTATATGCTTCACTTTTATCTCTAGTAAATATATTTCTTCAAGCATACAAGTGGAAATTAGTTCTGAACCTGTCATTGGGTGAAATTTCTTTTGTACGTGTACTTGGTTCTTATTTTAGTGGGATCTCATCAGGATTATCAACCCCAGCAAGAATCGGTGAATTTATTGGTCGTGCTATTCCATTAAAGGAATTTAATTTTTTTGATGTTACTATCGTGTCATTTATTGACAAGATCATTAATATGCTTGTCATTACTTTTTTCGGATCGATAGCATCGGTTTTATTTTATCGTACTCTTAATGCTTCACATTTTTATGTTGATATTCCGTTGTTGATAAGTATTATCGTAATATTTTCTCTGTTCATTTATCTGTTGTTCACTAATGGTTTTTTCGTAGCGATTATAAGACGAAAATTTAAGTCGAATGAAAAAGTTCTGAATAAAATAAAAATTGTAGATAAGTTTTTATCCCAGAGCTATAAAGGGAAACTCCAAATATTTTCGATTAACGTTTTATTCTTACTTGTTATTCTCTTGCAATTTGCTCTTCTTGTAAACGCTTTTGCTGAGTTCTCGAATTATTATCAGTTAATGATAATTGCTTCGCTAATCTTATTTGCTACAACCGTAGTTCTTCCTTTTTCATTTGGCGATTTGGGTGTGCGAGAAGGTGCGGCATCTTATTTAATTGCACTAGTAGGACTTGCCCCTGCAATTGGTTTTAATTCTGCTTTAGTTCTTTTTGTTGTCAACGTTATTCTTCCAGCAATAATTGGATTACTATTTTTAGTCAAGAAGAAGTAA
- a CDS encoding glycosyltransferase: MTILFILLGLITIHYVYFISQVYFGLRKLTRNEKHFQFNEKLSVIIPLRDEAKNVESLCKSLKNQSLAKEFYEIIFVNDNSNDETLVNLEAHQPTNSRILNLTGSKSESARKKKALIEGIKQSKNDIIIVTDADCYHNPSWLETMTKYFDDQTAVVAGPVDFETDGKFFSAFQRIEYAGLILTGAGLIGIGKPTICSAANLAYRKKVFEEVGGFDDQLNFTSGDDDMLIQKIALETTYKINFAYDKKALIKTQPKQKPEEFLEQRKRWASKSIFYRNNSLVVTIILLFLFYISLPLQLFGGIFLNSFLLISFLISFVNKIVVEYMVMNFGANSLYDRKMLRIFFIAEILQIPYIIYSAIGGLFGNFRWKGDKVKR, encoded by the coding sequence ATGACAATATTATTTATTCTACTTGGTTTGATTACAATTCACTATGTATATTTTATTTCCCAAGTATATTTTGGTTTAAGAAAATTAACGAGGAACGAAAAGCATTTCCAATTCAACGAAAAACTATCCGTAATCATCCCTTTACGGGATGAAGCCAAAAATGTTGAAAGTCTCTGCAAAAGTTTGAAAAATCAGTCACTTGCCAAGGAGTTTTACGAAATTATATTTGTAAATGATAATTCGAATGATGAAACTTTAGTGAATCTTGAGGCTCATCAACCAACGAACTCAAGGATACTTAATCTTACTGGAAGTAAATCAGAATCCGCGCGTAAAAAGAAAGCATTAATAGAAGGAATCAAGCAATCCAAAAACGACATTATCATTGTTACCGATGCAGATTGCTATCATAATCCAAGTTGGCTTGAAACTATGACAAAGTATTTTGACGATCAAACAGCTGTGGTCGCAGGTCCTGTTGATTTTGAAACGGATGGAAAATTCTTTTCTGCTTTTCAACGAATTGAATATGCCGGATTAATTTTAACAGGTGCCGGTCTAATTGGAATTGGAAAGCCGACAATATGTTCAGCTGCAAATCTTGCTTATAGAAAGAAAGTTTTTGAGGAAGTCGGCGGCTTTGATGACCAACTTAATTTTACTTCGGGCGATGATGATATGCTTATTCAAAAAATAGCACTTGAAACAACTTATAAGATTAATTTTGCTTATGATAAAAAAGCACTAATTAAGACACAGCCCAAACAAAAACCGGAAGAATTTCTTGAACAACGAAAAAGGTGGGCAAGTAAAAGCATTTTCTACAGAAACAATAGTTTGGTTGTGACAATAATATTACTCTTTCTATTTTATATTTCATTACCGCTACAACTTTTCGGTGGAATCTTTCTTAATTCATTTTTGCTGATTTCATTTTTAATTTCATTTGTAAATAAAATTGTCGTGGAATATATGGTTATGAATTTTGGAGCGAATTCATTGTATGACAGAAAAATGCTGAGAATATTTTTTATAGCCGAGATTTTACAAATTCCGTATATAATCTATTCTGCGATTGGAGGATTATTTGGGAATTTCCGTTGGAAAGGAGACAAAGTTAAAAGATGA
- a CDS encoding polysaccharide deacetylase family protein, whose protein sequence is MRKIFYTPPKIIRRLFPHTIWETENQRVLLTFDDGPNIETTEQILRKLSEHKIKAAFFCLGENIVKNISLTKEILADEHLVGSHGWDHTKITKMGTPELIADIKKNIEHVSEQLNYNIKYFRPPYGKIYPPQTKIIYQLGLKTVMWSIMTYDFQNDFSKVKFAIDNFLHNNSIIVLHDSLKSKDIIDQSIDYVVESTFKKGFNFGLPEECLK, encoded by the coding sequence ATGAGAAAAATATTTTATACTCCTCCTAAAATCATTCGTAGGCTTTTCCCTCATACAATTTGGGAAACCGAAAACCAAAGAGTATTGCTAACTTTTGATGACGGACCGAATATTGAAACTACTGAGCAAATTTTAAGGAAACTTAGTGAACATAAAATTAAGGCTGCTTTTTTTTGTTTAGGTGAAAATATTGTTAAGAATATTTCATTAACAAAAGAAATTTTAGCAGATGAACATTTAGTTGGGTCTCATGGTTGGGATCATACGAAGATTACAAAAATGGGCACACCGGAGCTAATTGCAGATATTAAAAAAAATATTGAACATGTTTCAGAACAATTAAATTATAATATAAAATATTTTCGTCCGCCGTATGGTAAAATTTATCCACCTCAAACAAAAATTATATATCAGTTAGGATTAAAAACTGTAATGTGGTCGATAATGACTTATGATTTTCAAAATGATTTTTCCAAAGTTAAATTTGCAATCGATAATTTTTTGCATAATAATTCAATCATTGTATTACACGATTCACTCAAATCAAAAGATATTATTGATCAGTCAATTGATTATGTGGTTGAATCGACTTTCAAAAAAGGTTTTAATTTCGGATTACCTGAAGAATGTTTGAAATAA
- a CDS encoding glycosyltransferase, with protein sequence MFEIIFITIIVLYTFQTFLFIIGAKKKFNKINETELPTISIIVAARNESNNIVDCMDSLSKLEYPHDKMEIILVNDHSTDDTGKLINDFIKDKPLFKYLEPQAELGSLKGKTNALANAIKISNGEVILTTDADCMVSPTWAKELASYYHSDVAMVCGFTDQVNDTLFGGMQSVDFIYLLMVAGGVMNLGKPLSCIGNNMSYRRSVYEEVGGYEALPFSVTEDFNLLMAMHYLKKYKIIYPMTAEGMVTSKPCPNWKSLMRQKKRWGVGGLKSDLTGYSVMATGFIAHLMMILTPFFFTPLSLYLSLFKFAIDFFALKGVHEKLRLKLSFKHFILFEMYFIFYVLLLPFLTLPNQKVVWKGRVYN encoded by the coding sequence ATGTTTGAAATAATTTTTATTACAATTATAGTTTTATATACCTTCCAAACTTTTCTTTTCATCATTGGTGCGAAGAAAAAGTTCAATAAAATTAATGAAACTGAGTTGCCGACTATAAGTATCATCGTTGCCGCAAGAAATGAATCGAATAATATTGTCGATTGTATGGACTCACTTTCAAAATTGGAATATCCCCACGATAAAATGGAAATCATTCTAGTAAATGATCATTCAACAGATGATACCGGTAAGTTGATAAATGATTTCATCAAGGATAAACCATTATTTAAATACTTAGAACCTCAAGCCGAACTTGGTTCCTTAAAAGGGAAAACAAACGCATTAGCAAACGCAATTAAAATTTCTAATGGTGAAGTTATTCTTACAACGGATGCCGATTGTATGGTTTCTCCGACTTGGGCGAAGGAATTGGCTTCCTACTATCACAGTGATGTTGCGATGGTTTGCGGTTTTACTGATCAAGTTAATGATACATTGTTTGGTGGTATGCAATCCGTTGATTTTATTTACCTATTGATGGTTGCTGGTGGAGTTATGAATCTCGGGAAACCATTAAGTTGTATAGGAAATAATATGTCCTACAGAAGATCAGTTTATGAAGAAGTGGGAGGATATGAAGCTTTACCGTTTTCTGTTACTGAAGATTTTAATTTATTAATGGCAATGCACTATTTAAAGAAATATAAAATTATTTATCCGATGACAGCTGAAGGAATGGTTACTTCAAAACCTTGTCCAAATTGGAAATCGTTAATGCGACAGAAAAAAAGATGGGGAGTTGGCGGTTTAAAAAGTGATCTCACCGGATACAGCGTAATGGCAACCGGGTTTATAGCCCATTTAATGATGATACTAACACCTTTCTTTTTCACACCACTATCTTTATATTTGTCACTTTTCAAATTTGCTATAGATTTTTTTGCACTCAAAGGTGTGCATGAAAAACTAAGGTTAAAATTATCGTTTAAGCATTTCATCTTATTTGAGATGTATTTTATTTTCTACGTGCTTCTTCTTCCATTTCTTACATTACCAAATCAAAAAGTAGTTTGGAAAGGAAGAGTTTATAATTAA